The following coding sequences lie in one Coriobacteriia bacterium genomic window:
- a CDS encoding GAF domain-containing protein — translation METNERHVEKLRILVELASLVNSTLDTHEIRRRAVEAAARLVDADRASLLLIEGAGSKMRFEIATGDEDDTLQKIRLVKGQGIAGFVADTCEPVIIADAQTDPRYFSGLDLQSGFVTRSMLAVPVMSRGKLVGILEAMCMRPNVFSEEDRKMLSAAADQVGIAIENARLYQRLRSGFFETWIIATCSVVITVLLAILLLK, via the coding sequence TTGGAGACCAACGAACGCCACGTCGAGAAGCTCCGCATACTGGTCGAGCTCGCCTCGCTGGTGAACTCGACGCTCGATACCCACGAGATCCGTCGCCGGGCCGTCGAGGCCGCGGCGCGCCTCGTCGACGCGGACAGGGCGAGCCTGCTGCTCATCGAAGGCGCGGGCTCGAAGATGCGCTTCGAGATAGCGACGGGGGACGAGGACGACACGCTTCAGAAGATCCGCCTCGTCAAGGGACAGGGTATCGCGGGCTTTGTCGCGGACACGTGCGAGCCGGTCATCATCGCTGACGCGCAGACCGACCCGCGCTACTTCTCCGGGCTCGATCTGCAGAGCGGGTTCGTCACGAGGAGCATGCTTGCGGTGCCCGTGATGTCGCGCGGAAAGCTCGTCGGGATCCTCGAAGCGATGTGCATGCGGCCGAACGTCTTCTCCGAGGAGGATCGGAAGATGCTGTCGGCCGCCGCGGACCAGGTCGGCATCGCCATCGAGAACGCGCGCCTGTATCAGCGCCTGCGTAGCGGCTTCTTCGAGACGTGGATCATCGCGACCTGCTCCGTGGTCATCACGGTGCTGCTCGCCATCCTTCTTCTAAAGTAG
- a CDS encoding ABC transporter ATP-binding protein — MTDLLKTYLKPYGKQIVLVMVLLLVQAIANLYLPNLNADIINNGVAKGDTAYIVSTGGFMLAVTFLLGIAAIISVYWGSKTAMAFGRDLRAAIFRKVQTFSQQEVNLFGAPSLITRNTNDVQQLQMMVVFALNMIISAPIMVVGGVIMALREDVPLSGILVVIIPLMATVIGILASKAIPLFKAMQVKIDDVNRVMREKLAGIRVIRAFVRTGYEQERFDAANRDLTDTALKVNRMLALMMPSLMAIMNLSLVAVMWFGGLRIESGAMPIGNLTAFLTYIMQILFSVLMATIMFVMVPRAAVSADRIQKVLTTEPTVNDPATPAPTSVTKGFIEFKNVEFRYPGAEQPVLCDISFSAAPGEVTAIVGSTGSGKSTLINLIPRLYDITSGSITVDGTDIREMDREDLWRKIGFVPQKAFLFSGTVASNLRYGDQDATDERLWHALEVAQGKSFVSEMPEGLEAPITQGGTSVSGGQRQRLAIARALVKDPEVYVFDDSFSALDFKTDSMLRAALKKEITHATTIIVAQRVSTIMHADRIIVLDGGDIVGIGTHDELMETSPTYREIVYSQLTQEEIA; from the coding sequence ATGACCGACCTGCTCAAGACCTATCTGAAGCCCTACGGGAAGCAGATCGTGCTCGTCATGGTCCTGCTCCTGGTCCAGGCGATCGCCAACCTGTACCTTCCGAACCTCAACGCCGACATCATCAACAACGGCGTCGCCAAGGGCGACACCGCCTACATCGTGTCGACCGGCGGGTTCATGCTCGCGGTGACGTTCCTGCTGGGGATCGCCGCGATCATCTCAGTCTACTGGGGCTCCAAGACGGCGATGGCCTTCGGGCGAGACCTCCGCGCGGCGATCTTCCGCAAGGTGCAGACCTTCTCCCAGCAGGAGGTCAACCTCTTCGGCGCCCCCTCGCTGATCACGCGAAACACCAACGACGTCCAGCAGCTCCAGATGATGGTCGTCTTCGCGCTGAACATGATCATCTCGGCGCCGATAATGGTCGTCGGAGGCGTGATCATGGCCCTGCGGGAGGACGTCCCCCTCTCCGGCATCCTCGTCGTCATCATCCCGCTGATGGCGACCGTGATCGGCATCCTCGCATCGAAGGCGATACCGCTGTTCAAGGCGATGCAGGTCAAGATCGACGACGTGAACCGGGTCATGCGCGAGAAGCTGGCCGGCATCCGCGTCATCCGCGCGTTCGTCCGCACCGGATACGAGCAGGAGCGGTTCGACGCCGCGAACCGCGACCTCACCGACACCGCCCTGAAGGTCAACCGCATGCTGGCGCTCATGATGCCCTCGCTCATGGCGATCATGAACCTCTCGCTCGTGGCCGTGATGTGGTTCGGCGGGCTTCGCATCGAGAGCGGCGCGATGCCCATCGGCAACCTGACCGCGTTCCTCACCTACATCATGCAGATCCTCTTCTCCGTGCTCATGGCCACGATCATGTTCGTCATGGTCCCGCGAGCGGCCGTCTCGGCCGACCGCATCCAGAAGGTGCTCACGACCGAGCCGACCGTCAACGACCCCGCCACGCCCGCGCCGACGAGCGTCACGAAGGGCTTCATCGAGTTCAAGAACGTCGAGTTCCGCTACCCCGGCGCCGAACAGCCCGTGCTGTGCGACATCTCCTTCTCCGCGGCGCCCGGTGAGGTCACCGCGATCGTCGGAAGCACGGGCAGCGGCAAGTCGACGCTCATCAACCTGATCCCGCGCCTCTACGACATCACGTCGGGCTCCATCACGGTCGACGGCACCGACATCCGGGAGATGGACCGCGAGGACCTGTGGCGAAAGATCGGCTTCGTGCCCCAGAAGGCGTTCCTCTTCTCGGGAACGGTCGCGAGCAACCTGCGCTACGGCGACCAGGACGCGACCGACGAGCGACTGTGGCACGCGCTCGAGGTGGCGCAGGGCAAGAGCTTCGTCTCCGAGATGCCCGAAGGTCTCGAGGCTCCCATCACGCAGGGCGGCACGAGCGTCTCCGGCGGCCAGCGCCAGCGACTCGCCATCGCCCGCGCACTCGTCAAGGATCCCGAGGTCTACGTCTTCGACGACAGCTTCTCGGCGCTCGACTTCAAGACGGACTCGATGCTGCGGGCGGCGCTCAAGAAGGAGATCACCCACGCGACCACGATCATCGTCGCCCAGCGCGTGAGCACCATCATGCACGCCGACCGCATCATCGTCCTCGACGGCGGCGACATCGTGGGCATCGGGACCCACGACGAGTTGATGGAGACCAGCCCGACGTACCGCGAGATCGTCTACTCGCAGCTCACCCAGGAGGAGATCGCATGA
- a CDS encoding HD domain-containing phosphohydrolase, whose protein sequence is MEEQHARLVRQLRALMDLSALVNSTLEGSVIRRRAVEAAARLVDAERGSLLLADRDTGELCFEVALGDSDGALKEVRLAPGQGIAGWVVDKCEGVIVCDVQSDERFFSRPDGVSDYVTRDMVCVPVVAHGRTLGALEAINKRHGAFDENDRELLSSLANQVAIAIENSNLYEELREAFYETAEALADTIEKRDPYTGGHTRRVMAFSMAIGREIGLSEEETEDLRLAAILHDIGKIGVPDEVLRKPGSLDEEEFAAMKRHSEAASEILSHVHRLRPVIPGVRSHHERVDGRGYPDGIAGDDIPLIARIIAVADTFDAMTTDRPYSRGRTIKEAVAELERCSGTQFDPVAVDAFVSAIKRGLCEDADSDATLEEGWRAAP, encoded by the coding sequence GTGGAAGAGCAGCATGCGCGTCTGGTGCGCCAGCTGAGGGCGCTGATGGACCTCTCGGCGCTCGTGAACTCGACGCTGGAGGGCTCCGTCATCAGGCGGCGCGCGGTGGAGGCCGCGGCGCGCCTGGTGGACGCGGAGCGCGGCAGTCTGCTGCTGGCCGACCGCGACACCGGTGAGCTTTGCTTCGAGGTCGCTCTGGGCGATTCGGACGGCGCACTGAAGGAGGTCCGGCTGGCGCCGGGGCAGGGCATCGCCGGCTGGGTCGTCGACAAGTGCGAGGGGGTCATCGTCTGCGACGTCCAGTCTGACGAGCGCTTCTTCAGCAGGCCGGACGGGGTCTCCGACTACGTCACCCGTGACATGGTCTGCGTACCAGTCGTCGCGCACGGCAGGACGCTCGGTGCGCTCGAGGCGATCAACAAGCGGCATGGCGCATTCGACGAGAATGACCGCGAACTGCTCTCGTCGCTCGCGAACCAGGTCGCCATCGCGATAGAGAACTCGAACCTCTACGAGGAGCTCCGGGAGGCGTTCTACGAGACGGCGGAGGCGCTGGCCGACACCATCGAGAAACGGGACCCGTACACGGGCGGTCACACACGCCGCGTCATGGCGTTCAGCATGGCGATCGGGCGCGAGATCGGGCTCTCCGAGGAGGAGACGGAGGACCTTCGGCTCGCCGCGATCCTGCACGACATCGGCAAGATCGGCGTCCCCGACGAAGTCCTGCGCAAGCCGGGCTCGCTCGACGAGGAGGAGTTCGCGGCGATGAAGCGTCACAGCGAGGCCGCCTCGGAGATACTCAGCCACGTCCACCGGCTGCGACCTGTCATTCCCGGTGTCCGCTCTCACCACGAGCGCGTCGACGGGCGTGGGTACCCCGACGGTATCGCCGGGGACGACATCCCTCTCATCGCTCGCATCATCGCGGTCGCGGACACGTTCGATGCGATGACGACCGACCGGCCCTATAGCCGCGGGCGGACGATCAAGGAGGCGGTGGCGGAGCTGGAGCGGTGTTCGGGCACGCAGTTCGACCCCGTGGCCGTCGATGCCTTCGTCTCCGCCATCAAGAGAGGGCTCTGTGAGGACGCTGACTCGGACGCTACTTTAGAAGAAGGATGGCGAGCAGCACCGTGA
- a CDS encoding cold-shock protein — MAEGTVKWFNPDKGYGFISHEGGDDVFVHFSEIQEEGFKTLDEGQAVSFDITTGQNGKQQASNVRKI, encoded by the coding sequence ATGGCAGAAGGTACGGTCAAGTGGTTCAATCCGGACAAGGGGTACGGCTTTATCTCGCATGAGGGTGGCGACGACGTGTTCGTCCACTTCAGCGAGATCCAGGAAGAGGGCTTCAAGACCCTCGACGAGGGTCAGGCCGTGTCGTTCGACATCACCACCGGCCAGAACGGCAAGCAGCAGGCGAGCAACGTCCGCAAGATCTAG
- a CDS encoding adenylate/guanylate cyclase domain-containing protein, producing MRYRTKLLLLFIALAVVTNSVSVGWLYLRARADLFDQINTTALSIADSLASQVDPGQHRSVLTRDDETSPAYLALVRQFRAVRDANRRDDVYVKFVYSFRPVPGKSGSAAYVIDAEEDAEDRSHVGDPYIFKEMDKYPPDFQKPQVLPVLVEDQWGTWLSATAPLLDEDGTSFGAVGVDISATDVVAQLRTLLLGGLLTLLASLVLAVALAFVLSRHVARPLADIRDAAAAIGGGDFTARVAMSTHDEFAEVGGAINEMAVGLMQRDNLKATLVRYVSQEVADEIIASGHLPDLETQRRKITVLFADMRGFTSISEGMSPEEIVLLLNRYFDRMIETIFRNKGYLNKFIGDGLMAVFGAPLDDPYQEEHAVRTALEMCDELRLLEESYRKERDIDLRVAIGINTGVAVVGNVGSQQKMEYTAIGDAVNTASRLESAAKEMNRSIIVSEYTYVAVRNLFHFERVGEIQVKGKTDLVPAYAVEGVAETPAEG from the coding sequence ATGCGCTACCGCACCAAGCTCCTGCTGCTCTTCATCGCCCTCGCCGTGGTCACGAACAGCGTCTCGGTGGGATGGCTCTATCTTCGGGCGCGCGCCGACCTCTTCGACCAGATCAACACGACCGCGCTCTCGATCGCGGACAGCCTAGCGAGCCAGGTCGACCCCGGGCAGCACCGTTCCGTGCTCACGCGCGACGACGAGACCTCCCCAGCGTATCTTGCCCTCGTGCGGCAGTTCCGCGCCGTGCGCGACGCCAACCGCCGCGACGACGTCTACGTGAAGTTCGTCTACAGTTTCCGGCCGGTCCCGGGCAAGTCCGGCTCCGCGGCCTACGTCATCGACGCCGAGGAGGACGCCGAGGACAGGTCCCACGTCGGTGACCCGTACATCTTCAAGGAGATGGACAAGTACCCGCCGGACTTCCAGAAGCCCCAGGTGTTGCCCGTGCTCGTCGAGGACCAGTGGGGGACGTGGCTCTCCGCGACAGCGCCCCTGCTCGATGAAGACGGCACGTCCTTCGGGGCCGTCGGTGTCGACATCAGCGCGACGGACGTGGTCGCCCAGCTCCGCACGCTGCTCCTCGGAGGCCTGCTCACCCTGCTCGCGTCGCTCGTCCTCGCCGTGGCGCTCGCCTTCGTGCTCTCGCGCCATGTCGCTCGACCGCTCGCCGACATCCGCGACGCAGCCGCGGCGATCGGGGGCGGCGACTTCACCGCGCGCGTCGCCATGTCCACCCACGACGAGTTCGCCGAGGTCGGTGGCGCCATCAACGAGATGGCGGTCGGTCTGATGCAGCGCGACAACCTCAAGGCCACACTCGTGCGCTACGTGTCGCAGGAAGTGGCCGACGAGATAATCGCCTCCGGACACCTCCCGGACCTTGAGACGCAGCGGCGGAAGATCACGGTGCTCTTCGCCGACATGCGCGGGTTCACCAGCATCTCCGAGGGCATGTCCCCCGAGGAGATCGTGCTGCTCCTCAACCGCTACTTTGACCGGATGATCGAGACCATCTTCCGCAACAAGGGCTACCTCAACAAGTTCATCGGAGACGGGCTGATGGCCGTCTTCGGCGCGCCGCTCGACGATCCCTACCAGGAGGAGCACGCGGTCCGCACGGCGCTCGAGATGTGTGACGAGCTCCGCCTGCTCGAGGAGTCCTACCGCAAGGAGCGGGACATCGACCTGCGAGTCGCGATCGGCATCAACACGGGCGTCGCCGTCGTGGGCAACGTCGGCTCGCAGCAGAAGATGGAGTACACGGCCATCGGCGACGCGGTGAACACCGCCTCCCGGCTCGAGTCCGCCGCCAAGGAGATGAACCGGTCGATCATCGTGAGCGAGTACACCTACGTCGCCGTCCGCAACCTCTTCCACTTCGAACGCGTCGGGGAGATACAGGTCAAGGGCAAGACTGACCTCGTACCGGCATACGCGGTCGAAGGCGTCGCGGAGACTCCGGCCGAAGGCTGA
- a CDS encoding PaaI family thioesterase, with protein sequence MPTRRVLAAQNISRMCAVCGVENGAGLHARFLELEGGELLGVFRPTPEQQGYPGRLHGGLASTILDETIGRAVSMSDPDAWGVTVELTVRFRKPVPLDGDVRALARITKDGGRIFEGSGEILLEDGTVAVEARGRYLRMPIESIAEGDFGSEWFTDERERPATVEI encoded by the coding sequence ATGCCGACGCGTCGCGTCCTGGCCGCGCAGAACATCAGCCGCATGTGCGCGGTCTGCGGCGTCGAGAACGGCGCCGGCCTCCACGCGCGCTTCCTCGAACTCGAGGGCGGCGAGCTGCTCGGCGTCTTCCGGCCGACGCCCGAACAGCAGGGGTATCCCGGCAGGCTCCACGGCGGCCTCGCCTCGACGATCCTCGACGAGACCATCGGTCGGGCGGTGAGCATGAGCGACCCCGATGCCTGGGGAGTCACCGTCGAGCTGACCGTGCGGTTCCGGAAGCCGGTGCCGCTCGACGGTGACGTCCGCGCTCTCGCCCGGATCACCAAGGACGGCGGGCGGATCTTCGAGGGCTCGGGGGAGATACTCCTCGAAGACGGCACCGTCGCCGTCGAGGCGCGCGGCCGCTACCTCCGGATGCCTATCGAGAGCATCGCGGAGGGCGACTTCGGCTCCGAGTGGTTCACCGACGAGCGTGAGCGGCCCGCGACCGTGGAGATCTAG
- a CDS encoding MarR family transcriptional regulator, with amino-acid sequence MDHSRKDLDMKHHPGCSGPPHIPLDGVDPLSFEVFRALMDTMKMNGRLLMKTMAGRGGHPGQAGCLWAIGTREGISQRELAEMVHVAPPTVTAMLQKMEKAGFVERWVDEDDQRITRLRLTETGRALNHDLRVAHGQYIAATIGSMTEDDRRELVRLLGVLSHSIGSALDRLEE; translated from the coding sequence GTGGACCACTCACGGAAGGACCTGGACATGAAGCACCACCCCGGCTGCTCGGGCCCGCCGCACATACCTCTCGACGGCGTCGACCCGCTGTCGTTCGAGGTCTTCCGCGCACTCATGGACACGATGAAGATGAACGGCCGCCTGCTCATGAAGACGATGGCGGGTCGCGGCGGCCACCCCGGGCAGGCTGGATGCCTGTGGGCGATCGGGACGCGCGAAGGCATCAGCCAACGGGAACTCGCCGAGATGGTGCACGTCGCCCCGCCCACGGTGACCGCGATGCTCCAGAAGATGGAGAAGGCCGGGTTCGTCGAGCGTTGGGTCGACGAGGACGACCAGCGCATCACCCGGCTGCGGCTCACGGAGACCGGACGCGCGCTCAACCACGACCTTCGGGTCGCCCATGGCCAGTACATCGCCGCGACCATCGGCTCCATGACCGAGGACGACCGGCGCGAACTCGTCCGGCTGCTCGGGGTCCTCTCGCACAGCATCGGATCCGCGCTCGACCGGCTGGAGGAGTAG
- a CDS encoding ABC transporter ATP-binding protein: MSEPTPRSEKSASFGPRPGGPRPGGGPMGGGPFGGHGIGAAVVKPKDFGASFKRLMGQLKPQMWRIVIVMLLAIVSVSFSIAGPKLLGRATNKLFQGVIGKQLPADVPKAAIVQGLRAKGQDRLADMLSAMDVTPGVGVDFPAIARILVLLAVVYLLSALFAWGQGYIMAGVAQRTVFKLRKDVDEKLARLPLSYFDGHARGDILSRVTNDIDNIANSLQQSLTQLITALFTIIGVLGMMFSISLLLACISLLTLPIALVITMTIAKRSQKQFALQWERTGDLNGHVEEMHTGHSIVKIFGRQAEAIAIFEERNDKLFDASFRAQFISGIIQPSMNFIGNLNYVAIAVIGGLRVASGTLSLGDVQAFIQYSRQFTMPIAQTASIANVFQSAVASSERVFELLDEAEEKPDTASPMRLAKATGAVALEHVSFRYKPDEPLIDDLNLDVKPGQTVAIVGPTGAGKTTVVNLLMRFYEIDEGRILLDGVDIRDMTRDDLRATFGMVLQDTWLFGGTIRDNIAYGREEATEEHIVEAAKAAYVDHFVRTLTDGYDTKLDDEAGNLSAGEKQLLTIARAFLADPEILILDEATSSVDTRTEVLIQKAMRELMKSRTSFVIAHRLSTIRDADVILVMDHGRIIETGTHEELLAAKGFYFDLYNSQFLESFDEAV; the protein is encoded by the coding sequence ATGAGCGAGCCCACCCCCCGCTCAGAGAAGAGCGCGTCTTTCGGACCCAGGCCCGGGGGCCCGAGGCCCGGCGGCGGCCCCATGGGCGGCGGACCGTTCGGCGGTCACGGCATAGGCGCTGCAGTGGTCAAACCGAAGGACTTCGGCGCCTCGTTCAAGCGGCTCATGGGCCAGCTGAAGCCTCAGATGTGGCGCATCGTGATCGTCATGCTCCTCGCGATCGTGAGCGTGTCGTTCTCGATCGCGGGGCCGAAGCTCCTCGGTAGAGCCACCAACAAGCTGTTCCAGGGCGTGATCGGCAAGCAGCTCCCCGCCGACGTTCCGAAGGCGGCCATCGTCCAAGGGCTGCGCGCGAAGGGCCAGGACCGTCTGGCGGACATGCTGTCGGCGATGGACGTCACCCCCGGCGTGGGCGTGGACTTCCCCGCCATCGCGCGTATCCTCGTGCTGCTCGCGGTCGTGTACCTCCTGTCCGCGCTGTTCGCCTGGGGACAGGGCTACATCATGGCCGGCGTCGCTCAGCGCACCGTCTTCAAGTTGAGGAAGGACGTGGACGAGAAACTGGCGCGGCTGCCGCTCTCCTACTTCGACGGCCACGCCCGCGGCGACATCCTCTCCCGCGTGACGAACGACATCGACAACATCGCCAACTCGCTGCAGCAGAGCCTCACCCAGCTCATCACGGCGCTGTTCACCATCATCGGCGTGCTCGGCATGATGTTCTCGATCTCGCTGCTGCTGGCGTGCATCTCTCTGCTGACCCTGCCGATCGCGCTGGTCATAACCATGACGATCGCGAAGCGCTCGCAGAAACAGTTCGCGCTGCAGTGGGAGCGCACCGGCGACCTCAACGGGCATGTCGAGGAGATGCACACCGGACACAGCATCGTGAAGATCTTCGGCCGCCAGGCCGAGGCCATCGCGATCTTCGAGGAGCGCAACGACAAGCTGTTCGACGCGAGCTTCCGCGCGCAGTTCATCTCCGGGATCATCCAGCCCTCGATGAATTTCATCGGCAACCTCAACTACGTCGCCATCGCCGTCATCGGCGGCCTTCGCGTGGCGTCGGGCACCCTCTCTCTCGGCGACGTGCAGGCGTTCATCCAGTACTCGCGCCAGTTCACGATGCCGATCGCGCAGACCGCGTCGATCGCGAACGTCTTCCAGTCGGCCGTCGCCTCCTCGGAGCGCGTCTTCGAGCTGCTCGACGAGGCCGAGGAGAAGCCCGACACCGCGAGTCCCATGCGACTCGCGAAGGCTACCGGCGCCGTGGCGCTCGAACACGTCTCGTTCCGCTACAAGCCGGACGAGCCGCTCATCGACGACCTGAACCTCGACGTGAAGCCGGGCCAGACCGTCGCGATCGTCGGCCCGACCGGCGCCGGCAAGACCACCGTCGTGAACCTGCTCATGCGCTTCTACGAGATCGACGAAGGCCGCATCCTTCTCGACGGCGTCGACATCCGCGACATGACCCGGGACGACCTGCGCGCGACGTTCGGGATGGTCCTGCAGGACACGTGGCTGTTCGGTGGGACGATCCGCGACAACATCGCCTACGGGCGCGAAGAGGCCACCGAGGAGCACATCGTCGAAGCGGCGAAGGCGGCGTACGTCGACCACTTCGTCCGCACGCTCACCGACGGCTACGACACCAAGCTCGACGACGAGGCAGGCAACCTCTCGGCGGGCGAGAAGCAGCTGCTCACCATCGCCCGAGCGTTCCTCGCGGACCCGGAGATCCTCATCCTCGACGAGGCGACGAGCTCGGTCGACACGCGCACCGAGGTGCTGATCCAGAAGGCGATGCGCGAGCTGATGAAGAGTCGCACCTCGTTCGTCATCGCCCACCGCCTCTCGACGATCCGCGACGCCGACGTGATCCTCGTGATGGACCACGGCAGGATCATCGAGACCGGCACGCACGAGGAGCTGCTCGCGGCGAAGGGCTTCTACTTCGACCTCTACAACAGCCAGTTCCTCGAGAGCTTCGACGAGGCGGTGTAG
- the typA gene encoding translational GTPase TypA — protein sequence MRQDDIRNIAIIAHVDHGKTTLVDRLLQSTHVFRDNQQVAERVLDSSDQERERGITILAKNISIRYRSTKINVIDTPGHADFGGEVERVLKMADGALLIVDAFDGPMPQTRFVLRHALEHGLKPLVVVNKIDRPGCMPHEVVDSVFDLMLDLGANDDQLDFPVVYTDAVAGYARLDPTDEGDDMLPLLDAIIDHIPPPDCDPDGPVAMQVCTIDYSSFVGRIGIGRVFSGTLHDGERILVIKNDGSRYQASVKALYTFEGMGRQEAESAHAGDICAVVGVEDADIGDMFTCRIDPVTLAPIHVEEPTMSVVFSSSTSPLVGGEGDIVGGRQIKERLMREAEGNISMRIAETPDRDGMEVAGRGVLHLSVLMETMRREGHEFQVGRPTVILKKEGGKTLEPIELAVVDVPSEYAGKVIEIFGSRGGEMTDMVQRDERVHLEFRIPSRGVMGLRTRILNSTRGEATLFHHFAAYGPMRAGIGGRQNGSLIAMSTDKAVAYALDTLQTRGTLFVGPGEMCYEGMIVGEHAKEGDLVVNVAKAKQLTNTRAASADKAIQLVPPATFTLEEALEYIEDDELVEVTPKSIRLRKRILSGTQRKKAGRG from the coding sequence ATGCGCCAGGACGACATACGCAACATCGCGATCATCGCCCACGTCGACCACGGGAAGACGACGCTCGTCGACCGCCTCCTGCAGTCGACTCACGTCTTTCGCGACAATCAGCAGGTCGCCGAGCGCGTGCTCGACAGCAGTGACCAGGAACGGGAACGCGGGATAACCATCCTTGCGAAGAACATCTCGATCCGCTATCGCTCCACGAAGATCAACGTCATCGACACCCCCGGCCATGCGGATTTCGGCGGCGAGGTGGAGCGGGTGCTGAAGATGGCCGACGGCGCGCTGCTCATCGTCGACGCGTTCGACGGCCCCATGCCGCAGACCCGTTTCGTGCTTCGTCACGCGCTCGAGCATGGGCTGAAGCCCCTGGTGGTGGTCAACAAGATCGACCGTCCGGGTTGCATGCCCCACGAGGTGGTCGACTCCGTCTTCGATCTCATGCTCGACCTGGGCGCGAACGACGACCAGCTCGATTTCCCCGTGGTGTACACCGATGCGGTCGCGGGATACGCGAGGCTCGACCCGACCGACGAGGGCGACGACATGCTGCCGCTGCTCGACGCGATCATCGACCATATCCCGCCGCCCGATTGCGATCCCGACGGCCCGGTCGCGATGCAGGTCTGCACGATCGACTACTCGAGCTTCGTCGGCAGGATCGGCATCGGACGTGTCTTCTCCGGCACCCTCCACGACGGCGAGCGCATCCTCGTGATCAAGAACGACGGCAGCCGCTACCAGGCTTCGGTGAAGGCGCTGTACACCTTCGAGGGCATGGGGCGGCAAGAAGCGGAGAGCGCCCACGCGGGGGACATCTGCGCCGTCGTGGGCGTGGAGGACGCCGACATCGGCGACATGTTCACCTGTCGCATCGATCCGGTCACGCTCGCTCCGATCCACGTCGAGGAGCCGACGATGTCGGTGGTCTTCTCGTCGTCGACGAGCCCGCTCGTCGGAGGTGAGGGAGACATCGTCGGAGGCCGCCAGATCAAGGAGCGGCTCATGCGCGAGGCCGAGGGCAACATCTCGATGCGCATCGCCGAGACGCCCGACCGCGACGGGATGGAGGTCGCCGGCCGTGGCGTGCTGCACCTATCCGTGCTCATGGAGACGATGCGCCGCGAGGGTCACGAGTTCCAGGTCGGCAGGCCGACGGTCATCCTCAAGAAGGAGGGCGGCAAGACCCTCGAGCCCATCGAGCTCGCCGTCGTCGACGTGCCGAGCGAGTATGCGGGCAAGGTCATCGAGATCTTCGGTTCCCGCGGTGGTGAGATGACCGACATGGTCCAGCGCGACGAGCGCGTCCATCTCGAGTTCCGCATCCCGTCCCGCGGCGTGATGGGCCTGCGCACGCGCATCCTCAACTCGACGCGCGGAGAGGCGACGCTCTTCCACCATTTCGCCGCGTACGGTCCGATGCGCGCGGGTATCGGCGGGCGGCAGAACGGGTCGCTCATCGCGATGTCGACCGACAAGGCCGTCGCATACGCGCTCGACACGCTCCAGACGCGCGGCACGCTCTTCGTCGGCCCCGGCGAGATGTGCTACGAGGGGATGATCGTCGGCGAGCACGCGAAAGAGGGCGACCTCGTCGTCAACGTCGCGAAGGCCAAGCAGCTGACGAACACGCGCGCGGCCAGCGCCGACAAGGCGATCCAGCTCGTCCCCCCGGCGACGTTCACCCTCGAGGAGGCGCTCGAGTACATCGAGGACGACGAGCTCGTCGAGGTCACTCCGAAGAGCATACGGCTGCGCAAGCGGATACTGAGCGGGACGCAGAGGAAGAAGGCCGGGAGGGGGTAG